The genome window CTTTAATTCTTTAAAACTTGTATAATTATTACGTGCAATAATAATGTGATCATGAATAGTGATTTCTAATGCGTTTGCAGCATCTTTTAATCTATATGTCATTGATATATCTGCTTTAGAAGGTGAAGCATTACCTGAAGGGTGGTTATGAATTAAGATCAATCCTGATGCAGATAATTCCAAAGCTCGAGAAATGACTTCACGAGGATAAACAGGAGTATGATCAACAGTTCCAGTTTGTTGTACTTCATCAGAAATCAAGCCGTTTCTTTTATCGAGAAATAACACACGAAATTGCTCACGCGTTTCATGAGCCATCACAGCTTTGCAATAAGCTAATACTTTATCCCATGATGAAAAAATATCACGTTTATACAATTGTGCACGAGCAAGACGTCCTGCTACATCTGAAATAATTTTCAGATCGATAGCAGTAGCCGGACCACATCCTTCAATTTCTTGAAGCCGATGAATATCAGCTTTCAATACATCAGCTAATGAACCAAAACTCGCTAATAAGTTTTTAGCTATTGGTTTTATATCTGCTCGAAGAATAGTACGAGAAAGCAATAATTCAAGATACTCATAATCTTCAATAGCATTACCTTTCGTCTTTAAATAGCGTTTACGAAGACGCTCACGATGTCCTTGATAATATTCATTTACCTTTGAATTTTTACTAAGTTTTTTATTGTTCGCTTGTGGCATTTGTGGTGCTAGATGAGATGGAACATTTGATGTTAGTTCAAAGTGACTGTTTTTGGCGCTTCCATTTTTATTGGTTTTTTTTGCCATAATATTTCTACATTTATTTAAGCATTTGAATTTAAAGTATAAAAAATGTTTTTAGGAGATTGAGTAAATATTTCGCATCCTTCATTTGTTACACCAATTGTATGTTCGTATTGTGCTGTAAGAGAACGATCACGAGTAACAGCAGTCCAACCATCAGATAAAATCTTAATTTGTGGTTTACCAAGATTAATCATAGGCTCAATAGTAAACATCATACCTTGTTTAAGTTCTTCGCCTTCGCCTGGTTTTCCATAATGTAAAATATTTGGTGCATCATGAAAAAGCTGACCAATTCCATGTCCGCAAAAATCTCTTACAACTGAACAGCGTTCAGATTCTGCATAATGCTGAATAGCAGCGCCAATATCGCCTGTAGTTGCTCCGGGTTTTACTGCAGCAATTCCTCTCATGAGGCTTTCATGAGTTATTTGTAATAAACGCTCTGCAGCACGCTTAATTTTTCCAATGGGATACATACGACTTGAATCTCCATGCCAACCATTAAGAATAAATGTTACGTCAACATTGACAATATCGCCTTCTTGCAAAGGTCTTTCATTTGGTATGCCATGACAAACAACATGATTAATAGATGTACAGCATGAATGGCTATATCCATGATAATTCAGATCAGCTGGCAAAGCACCTCGCTTAGCTCCAAAAACAAAAACAAAATTATCAATTTCTTGTGTTGTAATACCAGGTTTAATAATGTCGGTAAGTGCATCGAGACACTCTGCTGCAATACGACCCACTTTACGCATTTGAGAAAAAGCGTAATCATCAAAAATACGAATTTGTCCATTAAATTTTAAGGGAGCTTTATTATATTCAATATAACTAACCATTTTTTTTGCTATTTTCTACCTTTACTTGGTGAATCGGAAAAATACCCTCGACACTTACGTGACATTTTATAGCATAAAATTCTACCCCTGATTTTAATGCTAGATCAAATTTACACCCATAAATGGGATCAAGGTCATGGCAAATTGTAAAAGCTAAACAGTCTTCTCGTTGAATTACGTATAACATTGCAGCTCGTCTTCCTTGTTGCACAATTTTTATGATCTCTTCAAGATGAAGTGCACCACGTTTTGTTATGGTATCTAGAAAT of Bartonella sp. JB63 contains these proteins:
- the radC gene encoding RadC family protein — protein: MAKKTNKNGSAKNSHFELTSNVPSHLAPQMPQANNKKLSKNSKVNEYYQGHRERLRKRYLKTKGNAIEDYEYLELLLSRTILRADIKPIAKNLLASFGSLADVLKADIHRLQEIEGCGPATAIDLKIISDVAGRLARAQLYKRDIFSSWDKVLAYCKAVMAHETREQFRVLFLDKRNGLISDEVQQTGTVDHTPVYPREVISRALELSASGLILIHNHPSGNASPSKADISMTYRLKDAANALEITIHDHIIIARNNYTSFKELKLI
- the map gene encoding type I methionyl aminopeptidase; this encodes MVSYIEYNKAPLKFNGQIRIFDDYAFSQMRKVGRIAAECLDALTDIIKPGITTQEIDNFVFVFGAKRGALPADLNYHGYSHSCCTSINHVVCHGIPNERPLQEGDIVNVDVTFILNGWHGDSSRMYPIGKIKRAAERLLQITHESLMRGIAAVKPGATTGDIGAAIQHYAESERCSVVRDFCGHGIGQLFHDAPNILHYGKPGEGEELKQGMMFTIEPMINLGKPQIKILSDGWTAVTRDRSLTAQYEHTIGVTNEGCEIFTQSPKNIFYTLNSNA